In Xylanibacter ruminicola 23, a single genomic region encodes these proteins:
- a CDS encoding clostripain-related cysteine peptidase: MTKKYLLTLAAVLCCVMTMTVMTACVNDDNSAGSDRPSGQTEYAILLYGYGGRNLDIGILGNMMDFYKAKSESYGKVKIACQYKYSSAEDMQKYWFDMLNEKLPDETVKAIKDMELQTVRFVVDNTVNAPDENVLLNKEYIYGPKDNYVANVDSLTNFINWATKACPAKHYILIVSDHGGGYQPHDDLPFNAPSQTRGVLYDQSHTPNEHFTASSLKYAIGRANAHMDVIYLDACLMNTIEYQFELKELANYFILSSFTVPGAGGSYSVLIDELAKNTGDIETALKNFNKASVDKWDKDAAQQAAQGSTDSKWDYHDMTVTRTSALDAFGAKFKEFTDKLVAAYADESHKAKIDTITKYAFKVNNERPGYDLVDYAKSIVDALPDVYDDHFALEIGTAFNNCLVSQYCSDFLMNKGLSVDCSIMLGVEGNYYFYDYDREKPEILKGHKIYHADGKLETYKSGVAEPEVTTWPSTLADTYEQLSFDKATGWSRWIKLNKQLPCNNSPVEMHFAIE, translated from the coding sequence ATGACTAAAAAGTACCTATTAACCCTTGCAGCCGTTCTTTGCTGCGTAATGACTATGACGGTGATGACCGCTTGTGTAAATGATGATAATTCTGCTGGTTCCGACCGTCCATCAGGGCAAACCGAGTATGCCATCCTGTTATATGGTTATGGAGGTCGCAATCTCGACATTGGTATCTTAGGCAACATGATGGATTTCTACAAAGCCAAGTCCGAAAGCTACGGTAAGGTAAAGATAGCCTGCCAGTACAAGTACTCGTCGGCCGAAGATATGCAGAAGTATTGGTTCGACATGCTTAACGAAAAACTGCCCGACGAGACCGTAAAGGCTATTAAGGATATGGAACTGCAGACCGTACGTTTCGTCGTCGACAATACCGTAAATGCCCCCGATGAAAATGTTCTGTTGAACAAGGAGTATATTTATGGCCCCAAGGACAACTACGTGGCCAATGTCGATTCGCTCACCAACTTCATCAACTGGGCCACCAAAGCCTGTCCTGCCAAGCACTACATCCTGATTGTGAGCGACCATGGTGGCGGCTATCAGCCACACGACGACCTGCCATTTAATGCGCCGTCACAAACCAGAGGCGTGCTTTACGACCAAAGCCACACCCCTAACGAACACTTCACCGCATCGTCATTAAAGTATGCCATCGGTCGTGCTAATGCTCACATGGACGTGATTTATCTCGATGCCTGCCTCATGAATACCATCGAGTATCAGTTCGAACTCAAGGAACTTGCCAACTACTTTATCCTGTCATCATTCACAGTGCCTGGAGCTGGCGGCAGCTATTCGGTACTAATCGACGAGCTGGCAAAGAACACTGGCGACATAGAAACAGCCCTGAAGAACTTCAACAAAGCCAGCGTCGATAAGTGGGACAAGGATGCTGCCCAACAAGCTGCACAGGGAAGTACAGATTCCAAGTGGGACTATCACGACATGACCGTTACCCGCACCAGCGCCCTCGATGCCTTTGGTGCAAAGTTCAAGGAGTTTACCGATAAACTCGTGGCCGCTTACGCCGACGAAAGCCATAAGGCAAAGATTGATACCATCACCAAATACGCCTTCAAGGTTAACAACGAGCGTCCGGGCTACGATCTGGTAGATTACGCCAAGAGCATAGTAGATGCACTGCCCGACGTTTACGATGATCATTTCGCTCTCGAGATAGGAACAGCTTTCAACAACTGTCTGGTAAGTCAGTATTGCAGCGATTTCCTGATGAACAAAGGTCTGTCGGTAGATTGCAGCATCATGTTAGGCGTAGAGGGTAACTACTATTTTTACGACTATGATAGGGAAAAACCTGAGATTCTGAAAGGACACAAAATTTACCATGCCGACGGCAAACTTGAAACTTACAAGAGTGGCGTAGCAGAGCCAGAAGTAACCACCTGGCCATCCACATTGGCAGATACCTACGAGCAGTTGTCATTCGACAAGGCTACCGGCTGGAGCCGCTGGATCAAACTCAACAAACAGCTGCCATGCAATAACAGTCCCGTAGAGATGCATTTTGCTATCGAATAA
- a CDS encoding mechanosensitive ion channel family protein, with product MKKQLFTIILALCVCSLPLMAVVSGRSLTNTLKDLCTELQATFMQRSDAQKRFNEDFDRQHKRMINVITESNELSILLYTQEQEMTFDLAYALKKVTANYKDFSKDRRPYDRIVNGLNYEIDRNARLIEALRRLPPMMKEIEMEILPDSLLYRNDSLDVHLSDSLSLLEKEVIRIAFKDSLSAPFVLDSIGEAYRDSCIFFVSEILKMNASNRATIVADSTHYQEAYLRLKETYDYAEQRYQALERYIFVDGQTPFLDIMANPGYYWNKTKVDLRGQYSLKELSDGMDESDLDNDDEDDIAFLQHFSSKAENTMLVVVCIVQLVGLVLFWALALLVLWLLYRYTRLKRYVPKRKLSIISILLGTFIYFVVFGFSLYGDEYINLGVAHINTFLWLLIAITGSLLLRVRPEQFRQGIMLYSATFLVVLMIISCRITFMPDKLMVLLFPPILLLIVIWQLCCCIWLGSKATSIDRTLGWWALAVYLVSFGFAFMGYTFVALLILVWWYFLLAAWLTVVCIRDLMSRYKERWIDKRVDSLRNRITYVSGDDREQLLFGATWFYDLIRQVAIPCIVLLSLPLCVRLSLGIFDFDDLFVRFYERPFIHLTDMNDVETLSISAQSIIYLLILFYVLRYISRAVHAIWQYARYVTFMRKHNRDSIRPNEINLSLGNSIISVFIWMVFALVVITEWQIPTGSLGLIAGGLSAGVGLALKDVINNFIYGIQLMGGRLRVGDWIECDGIRGKVTAINYQCVQAETIEGTEMSFLNSSLFGKNFNNLTRNNSYELTIITVGVAYGTSVQHVREVLVEAMQKMCTKDKYGRDIVDPKYGVYVVVGNMSDSAVDINVKQYVLVAEQIGYRDRAKEVIYEALNAAGITIAFPQCDVHLISNEEK from the coding sequence ATGAAAAAACAACTGTTCACAATCATTCTAGCTCTGTGCGTGTGCTCGCTGCCGCTGATGGCTGTTGTGAGCGGAAGGTCGTTGACCAACACGCTGAAAGACCTTTGTACGGAGTTGCAGGCAACCTTTATGCAGCGCTCGGATGCGCAGAAGCGCTTTAACGAGGATTTTGATCGTCAGCATAAGCGGATGATCAACGTGATTACCGAGTCGAACGAGCTCTCGATCCTGCTCTACACCCAGGAACAGGAGATGACGTTCGATCTGGCCTACGCGCTGAAGAAGGTGACGGCCAACTACAAGGACTTCAGTAAAGACCGACGCCCGTACGACCGGATTGTGAACGGTTTGAACTACGAGATTGACCGCAATGCCCGACTGATTGAGGCCCTGCGACGACTGCCGCCGATGATGAAGGAGATAGAGATGGAGATACTGCCCGACAGCTTGTTGTACCGTAACGACTCGCTCGATGTGCATCTTTCCGACTCGCTCTCATTGCTGGAAAAAGAGGTTATCAGGATAGCCTTCAAGGATTCGCTATCTGCCCCCTTTGTGCTGGATTCGATAGGCGAGGCATATCGCGACTCGTGTATCTTCTTCGTGTCAGAGATACTGAAGATGAACGCCAGTAACCGTGCTACCATAGTGGCCGACAGTACGCACTATCAGGAGGCATACCTGCGACTGAAGGAGACCTACGACTATGCCGAGCAGCGCTATCAGGCACTGGAACGCTATATCTTTGTGGACGGACAGACGCCGTTTTTGGACATTATGGCCAACCCTGGTTATTATTGGAATAAAACCAAAGTTGACTTGCGGGGACAGTACAGCCTGAAGGAACTGAGCGACGGGATGGATGAAAGCGATTTGGATAACGACGACGAGGATGATATCGCGTTCTTACAACACTTTTCGAGTAAGGCCGAGAATACCATGCTGGTCGTCGTATGTATCGTACAGCTGGTGGGACTGGTATTGTTCTGGGCGTTGGCCCTGCTCGTACTATGGCTGCTCTACCGTTATACAAGGCTGAAGCGCTATGTGCCGAAGCGCAAGCTGTCTATCATCTCGATACTGCTAGGCACCTTTATTTACTTCGTGGTGTTCGGATTCTCGCTGTATGGCGACGAATATATCAATCTGGGTGTGGCGCATATCAACACCTTCCTGTGGCTGCTGATTGCCATCACGGGCTCGTTGTTGCTGCGCGTAAGGCCCGAGCAGTTCCGACAGGGCATCATGCTCTATTCGGCCACCTTCCTGGTGGTGCTGATGATTATCTCGTGCCGTATCACCTTTATGCCCGACAAGCTGATGGTGCTGCTGTTTCCACCCATCCTGCTGCTAATTGTTATCTGGCAGTTGTGCTGCTGTATCTGGTTGGGCAGTAAGGCCACATCAATCGACCGCACCTTGGGCTGGTGGGCATTGGCCGTTTATCTGGTGTCCTTTGGGTTCGCGTTTATGGGCTATACCTTTGTGGCATTGCTCATCCTGGTGTGGTGGTATTTCCTGTTGGCAGCCTGGCTCACCGTGGTGTGCATACGCGACCTGATGAGCCGCTACAAGGAACGCTGGATCGACAAGCGGGTTGACAGTCTGCGCAATCGTATCACCTACGTATCGGGCGACGACCGCGAACAGCTGTTGTTTGGTGCTACGTGGTTCTACGACCTGATCCGTCAGGTGGCCATCCCCTGCATTGTGCTGCTCTCGTTGCCGTTGTGTGTGCGCCTGTCGTTAGGCATCTTCGACTTCGACGATCTGTTTGTACGCTTCTACGAACGACCGTTTATCCATCTCACCGACATGAACGATGTGGAGACATTGAGCATATCGGCCCAGAGTATCATCTATCTGCTGATACTCTTCTACGTCTTGCGTTACATCAGCAGGGCCGTACACGCCATCTGGCAGTATGCCCGTTACGTTACTTTTATGCGCAAGCATAACCGTGATTCCATCCGTCCGAACGAAATCAACCTGTCGTTGGGCAACAGTATCATCAGTGTGTTTATCTGGATGGTGTTTGCTTTGGTGGTTATCACGGAATGGCAGATTCCTACGGGGTCGTTAGGACTGATAGCGGGAGGTCTGTCGGCTGGTGTCGGTCTGGCGCTCAAGGATGTGATCAACAACTTTATTTACGGCATACAGCTGATGGGTGGACGACTGCGTGTAGGCGACTGGATAGAGTGCGATGGTATCCGTGGTAAGGTAACGGCCATCAATTACCAGTGTGTGCAGGCCGAGACTATCGAGGGCACGGAGATGTCGTTCCTCAACTCGTCGCTGTTTGGTAAGAACTTCAACAACCTGACGCGTAACAACTCGTATGAGTTGACGATTATCACCGTGGGTGTGGCTTACGGAACCTCGGTGCAGCATGTGCGTGAGGTGTTGGTTGAGGCGATGCAGAAGATGTGTACCAAAGATAAATACGGACGGGATATTGTGGATCCCAAGTACGGTGTTTATGTGGTTGTGGGAAATATGAGCGACAGTGCTGTTGACATCAATGTGAAACAGTATGTGTTGGTGGCCGAGCAGATTGGTTATCGTGATCGTGCCAAGGAGGTGATCTACGAGGCCCTCAACGCCGCGGGCATCACCATCGCCTTCCCTCAGTGCGATGTACACTTGATTTCAAACGAAGAAAAATAA
- a CDS encoding TlpA disulfide reductase family protein has protein sequence MKKVLFAAAIMMAAGAKAQQVNYTISGVSKDNGAKVVVIDAQARKMENATVENGKFSISGSAEKNALLIIRNSSVSWMMPIINDGTPITVNLNDTTVTGSAQNERLVRYDIDMNAAYGKLGVKAGLEKIYTDEVNTMIPVAFVEQYLEEFGLEKLQKTMATKPVWANHPAVQSAIKEYEFEQADRAKKAAYIGKQFTDLEEPDTDGNMHKLSEYVGKGKWVLVDFWASWCAPCRAEMPNVVKAYEKYHDKGFDIVGLSFDNRKEPWVKAITDLKMPWTHLSDLKGWKTVASGLYEVNSIPDNLLIDPQGKIVARGLRAQGLQDKLKEIFGE, from the coding sequence ATGAAAAAGGTATTATTTGCAGCGGCTATCATGATGGCTGCAGGGGCTAAGGCCCAACAGGTTAACTACACCATCAGTGGTGTGAGTAAGGATAATGGCGCCAAGGTGGTAGTGATTGACGCTCAGGCGCGTAAGATGGAGAACGCTACGGTTGAGAACGGCAAGTTCAGCATTAGCGGTTCGGCCGAGAAGAATGCGTTGCTGATAATCAGAAACAGCAGCGTTAGCTGGATGATGCCCATTATCAACGATGGTACACCTATCACTGTGAACCTGAACGACACTACCGTAACTGGATCGGCCCAGAACGAGCGACTGGTGCGCTACGATATCGACATGAATGCGGCCTACGGCAAACTGGGTGTAAAGGCTGGCCTGGAGAAGATTTATACCGACGAGGTGAACACCATGATTCCTGTGGCTTTTGTGGAGCAGTATCTGGAGGAATTCGGACTGGAGAAGCTGCAGAAGACGATGGCTACCAAGCCTGTTTGGGCTAATCACCCCGCCGTGCAGAGTGCTATCAAGGAGTATGAGTTTGAGCAGGCCGACAGAGCCAAGAAGGCTGCCTACATTGGTAAGCAGTTTACCGACCTGGAGGAGCCCGATACCGACGGCAACATGCACAAACTGAGCGAGTACGTAGGCAAAGGCAAATGGGTGCTGGTAGATTTCTGGGCTTCGTGGTGCGCTCCTTGTCGCGCTGAGATGCCTAACGTGGTAAAGGCTTACGAGAAGTATCACGATAAGGGATTTGACATCGTAGGACTCTCGTTCGACAACAGAAAGGAGCCTTGGGTAAAGGCTATCACCGACCTGAAGATGCCTTGGACACATCTGTCGGACCTGAAGGGCTGGAAGACTGTGGCTTCGGGACTGTACGAGGTGAACAGCATTCCTGATAACCTGCTGATCGACCCACAGGGTAAGATTGTGGCTCGCGGCTTGCGTGCACAGGGACTGCAGGACAAACTGAAGGAGATTTTTGGCGAATAA
- the pgeF gene encoding peptidoglycan editing factor PgeF, whose translation MLHLQKEHDIIAFSTERGFVDMDEPYQGFNITWYTDDDAQHVADCRRDMCQMLEIDDQHLVLPRQVHDTKVAEVTAQNLGDRFEGVDALITTLPRTCIGVSTADCVPILLYDARTRAIAAAHAGWRGTVARIGRKTIEAMQQRYGTKPEDLKIVIGPSIGPDAFEVGDEVYDAFAQADFDMNRIAFKRNGKWHIDLWQANALDMQLTGVDEKHIETAAVCTYEHYDQFFSARRLGIKSGRIYTGIMIK comes from the coding sequence ATGCTACATCTGCAGAAAGAACACGACATCATTGCCTTCTCGACTGAGCGAGGCTTTGTGGATATGGACGAACCTTACCAGGGGTTTAACATTACCTGGTATACCGACGACGATGCGCAGCACGTAGCCGATTGCCGACGCGACATGTGCCAGATGCTGGAGATAGACGACCAGCATCTGGTGCTGCCACGCCAGGTACACGACACGAAGGTGGCTGAGGTAACAGCCCAGAACCTGGGCGACCGCTTTGAGGGTGTCGACGCCCTGATTACTACCCTGCCCCGTACCTGCATAGGCGTATCAACAGCCGACTGTGTGCCTATACTTTTGTATGATGCACGCACGCGCGCGATAGCAGCTGCCCACGCGGGATGGCGAGGCACTGTGGCACGTATCGGCCGCAAAACCATCGAGGCCATGCAGCAGCGATACGGCACCAAACCTGAAGACCTGAAGATAGTGATAGGCCCCAGCATCGGTCCTGATGCCTTTGAGGTGGGCGACGAGGTGTACGACGCCTTTGCGCAGGCGGATTTCGACATGAACCGCATAGCCTTTAAGCGTAACGGCAAGTGGCACATCGACCTTTGGCAGGCCAACGCGCTGGATATGCAGCTGACGGGCGTAGATGAAAAACACATTGAAACAGCCGCCGTTTGTACCTACGAGCACTACGACCAATTTTTCTCGGCCAGGCGCCTGGGTATAAAAAGTGGAAGAATTTATACGGGAATTATGATAAAATGA
- the thrA gene encoding bifunctional aspartate kinase/homoserine dehydrogenase I: MKVLKFGGTSVGSVKSILSLKKIVETEARTQPVVVVVSALGGITDKLIATSQMALKGDDKWREEFDAMVTRHHQMIDTIITDDKKRVDLFNKVDQLFDQLKSIYYGVYLIHDLSKKTEDAIVSYGERLSSNIVATLIKGGKRMNSRDFIRTEKKNGKHRLVADLTNQLVREAFKDMPEVAVVPGFISRDKDTSETTNLGRGGSDYTAAIIAAALDAEVLEIWTDVDGFMTADPRVIKTAYTINELSYIEAMELCNFGAKVIYPPTIYPVCVKNIPIKVKNTFNPEHPGTLIKDHIENDQKPIKGISSIKGTTLITVTGLSMVGVIGVNRRIFTTLANKGISVFMVSQASSENSTSIGVRDEDAADAVEVLNDEFAKEIETGAMFPMHAESGLATIAIVGENMKHTPGIAGKLFGTLGRSGISVIACAQGASETNISFVVDGKFLRKSLNVLHDSFFLSEYKVLNLFICGVGTVGGKLIEQIRSQYETLMQRNGLKLNVVGIASSKAGIYDRDGIDLENYRELLKAPEAQGKNLRDEVIGMNIFNSVFVDCTASKDIAALYQSFLEHNISVIAANKLAASSDYANYMKLKKTARDRGVWFRYETNVGAGLPIIGTINDLRNSGDKILKIEAVLSGTLNFIFNEIAADVPFSETVRRAKEQGYSEPDPRIDLSGTDVVRKLVILTREAGYKVEQADVEKHLFVPNEYFEGSVDDFWKKLPALDADFEARRQKLEAEGKRWRFVATMENGVTNVALREVDINHPFYRLEGSNNIVLLTTERYKEYPMLIQGYGAGASVTAAGVFANIMSIANI, encoded by the coding sequence ATGAAAGTATTGAAATTCGGCGGAACGTCCGTAGGTTCCGTAAAAAGCATTCTTAGCTTGAAAAAAATCGTTGAGACAGAGGCTCGGACGCAACCTGTCGTAGTAGTAGTTAGTGCGCTGGGCGGTATCACCGATAAGTTGATTGCCACATCGCAGATGGCCCTGAAGGGTGACGACAAGTGGCGCGAGGAATTCGACGCTATGGTGACACGACATCACCAAATGATCGACACCATCATTACCGATGACAAAAAGCGCGTAGATTTATTCAATAAAGTGGATCAGCTGTTCGACCAGTTGAAGAGCATTTATTATGGCGTATATCTGATTCACGATCTCTCGAAAAAGACCGAAGATGCGATTGTAAGTTACGGCGAGCGTTTATCGTCGAACATCGTGGCCACACTCATTAAGGGTGGCAAGCGCATGAACAGTCGCGACTTTATCCGTACAGAAAAAAAGAACGGCAAGCACCGTCTGGTGGCCGATTTGACCAACCAGCTGGTTCGCGAGGCGTTTAAAGATATGCCCGAGGTGGCTGTGGTACCTGGCTTTATCAGCCGTGATAAGGACACCAGCGAGACCACTAACCTGGGACGTGGCGGTAGCGATTACACAGCCGCCATCATTGCTGCAGCACTGGATGCCGAGGTGCTGGAGATCTGGACCGACGTGGATGGCTTTATGACGGCCGACCCACGTGTGATTAAGACTGCCTACACCATTAACGAACTGAGCTACATCGAGGCGATGGAGCTGTGTAACTTTGGTGCCAAGGTAATCTATCCCCCAACCATCTACCCCGTTTGCGTAAAAAACATTCCCATTAAGGTTAAGAATACATTCAACCCCGAACACCCGGGCACGCTGATTAAGGATCATATTGAGAACGACCAGAAGCCTATTAAGGGTATCAGCAGCATTAAGGGTACCACGCTGATTACGGTTACCGGACTGTCGATGGTGGGTGTGATTGGTGTGAACCGACGCATTTTTACCACGCTGGCCAATAAGGGTATCAGTGTGTTCATGGTATCGCAGGCATCATCAGAGAACTCAACCTCAATCGGTGTGCGCGACGAGGATGCTGCCGATGCTGTAGAGGTGCTGAACGACGAGTTTGCCAAGGAGATTGAGACGGGCGCCATGTTCCCCATGCATGCCGAGAGCGGACTGGCCACCATCGCTATCGTGGGCGAGAACATGAAGCATACACCAGGTATTGCCGGAAAACTGTTTGGCACACTGGGCCGTAGCGGTATCAGCGTGATTGCCTGTGCACAGGGTGCTTCGGAGACCAACATCTCGTTTGTAGTGGATGGCAAGTTCCTGCGTAAGTCGCTCAACGTGCTGCACGACTCGTTCTTCCTCTCTGAGTACAAGGTGCTTAACCTGTTTATCTGCGGTGTGGGTACAGTGGGTGGCAAGCTGATTGAGCAGATTCGCAGTCAGTACGAAACGCTGATGCAGCGCAACGGACTGAAGTTGAACGTGGTGGGTATCGCCTCGTCGAAGGCTGGTATCTACGACCGCGATGGCATCGACCTGGAGAACTACCGTGAGCTGCTGAAGGCCCCCGAGGCGCAGGGTAAGAACCTACGCGACGAGGTGATCGGCATGAACATATTTAATAGCGTGTTTGTGGATTGTACCGCCAGCAAGGATATTGCAGCGCTGTACCAATCGTTCCTGGAGCATAACATCAGCGTGATTGCAGCCAACAAACTGGCGGCTTCGAGCGATTACGCTAACTATATGAAGCTGAAGAAGACGGCTCGCGACCGTGGTGTGTGGTTCCGTTACGAGACCAACGTGGGCGCTGGTCTGCCTATCATCGGCACCATCAACGACCTGCGTAACTCGGGTGATAAGATCCTGAAAATCGAGGCTGTACTGAGTGGTACGCTGAACTTTATCTTTAACGAGATAGCTGCCGACGTGCCTTTCTCGGAGACGGTACGACGTGCCAAGGAGCAGGGCTACAGCGAGCCCGACCCACGTATCGACCTGAGTGGTACCGACGTGGTTCGCAAGCTGGTGATCCTGACCCGCGAGGCTGGCTACAAGGTGGAACAGGCCGACGTAGAGAAGCACCTGTTTGTGCCTAACGAGTACTTTGAGGGCAGCGTGGATGACTTCTGGAAGAAGTTGCCTGCACTAGATGCCGACTTTGAGGCTCGTAGACAGAAGTTGGAGGCCGAGGGTAAGCGTTGGCGTTTTGTGGCCACGATGGAGAATGGCGTAACGAATGTGGCGCTGCGCGAGGTGGATATCAACCATCCGTTCTATCGTCTGGAGGGCAGCAATAACATCGTGCTGCTAACCACTGAGCGCTACAAGGAGTACCCGATGCTGATACAAGGATACGGTGCCGGCGCCAGCGTAACAGCAGCCGGAGTGTTCGCCAACATCATGAGCATCGCGAATATTTAA
- a CDS encoding cofactor-independent phosphoglycerate mutase, whose product MKHIIILGDGMADLPVERLGGKTLLQYAAKPMMDQLAKEGRCGRLITVPEGFPPGSEVANTAILGYDLNKVYEGRGPLEAASIGYEMADDDLALRCNIINLQDGKIITHNGGNLETEDARLLIDYLNETLAKPINEREGCERVKFITGIQYRHLLVIKGGNKHITCAPPHDHPNEEWRPLLVKADIPEAQETAELLNELILKSQELLPKHPYNQAKAAKGERQANSIWPWSGGYRPSMETLMQQYPEIKSGTVISAVDLIRGIGHYAGLKIVEVEGATGLADTNYEGKAQAAIEALEHDDFVFVHVEASDEAGHDGDLELKLKTIEYLDQRLIKPIYEHILKMNKPVCLAVLPDHLTPVEMRIHVGQPVPFLIWHKGIAPDEVQQYDEVSCVSGSFGLLKLQEFMQTFMNIDKM is encoded by the coding sequence ATGAAACACATTATTATACTTGGAGATGGAATGGCGGATTTGCCCGTAGAAAGATTAGGGGGAAAGACGCTACTACAATATGCGGCGAAGCCGATGATGGACCAACTGGCAAAGGAGGGACGCTGCGGGCGACTGATTACGGTGCCCGAGGGATTTCCTCCTGGCAGCGAGGTGGCTAACACAGCGATTCTGGGTTACGACCTGAATAAGGTGTACGAGGGTCGCGGACCACTGGAGGCAGCCTCGATAGGCTACGAGATGGCCGACGACGATCTGGCACTTCGCTGTAACATTATCAACCTGCAGGACGGTAAGATTATTACGCATAACGGCGGTAATCTGGAAACAGAGGATGCCCGCCTGCTGATTGACTATCTGAACGAAACTCTGGCCAAGCCCATCAATGAAAGGGAGGGCTGCGAGCGCGTAAAGTTTATTACGGGCATACAATATCGCCACCTGCTGGTAATCAAGGGCGGCAACAAGCATATTACTTGCGCCCCACCCCATGATCATCCTAACGAAGAGTGGCGCCCACTGCTGGTAAAGGCTGATATACCCGAGGCACAGGAGACAGCCGAACTGCTGAACGAGCTGATTCTGAAATCGCAGGAGCTGCTGCCTAAGCACCCTTATAATCAGGCTAAGGCCGCTAAGGGCGAGCGACAGGCTAACAGCATCTGGCCTTGGAGCGGTGGTTATCGTCCGTCGATGGAAACGCTGATGCAGCAGTACCCAGAGATTAAATCGGGTACGGTGATTTCGGCTGTGGATTTGATTCGCGGTATTGGTCACTACGCTGGCTTGAAGATTGTGGAAGTGGAAGGTGCTACCGGTTTGGCCGATACCAATTACGAGGGAAAGGCGCAGGCAGCAATCGAGGCGCTGGAGCACGACGACTTTGTGTTTGTACACGTTGAAGCCAGCGACGAAGCCGGACATGATGGCGACCTGGAACTGAAGTTGAAAACCATCGAGTATCTGGACCAGCGACTCATCAAGCCCATCTACGAGCACATCCTTAAGATGAACAAGCCCGTATGCCTGGCAGTACTGCCCGACCATCTGACACCCGTTGAGATGCGCATTCACGTGGGTCAGCCCGTGCCATTCCTGATTTGGCACAAAGGCATCGCCCCCGACGAGGTGCAGCAATACGACGAAGTTAGCTGCGTCAGTGGTTCATTCGGTTTGCTAAAACTCCAAGAGTTTATGCAAACCTTCATGAACATTGATAAAATGTAA
- the thrC gene encoding threonine synthase, producing the protein MKYYSTNGKAPIADLHKAVVKGLAEDRGLYMPERINKLPQEFFDNIEKMSFQEIAYTVASAFFGEDVDPDALHDIVYDTLAFDCPVVNVKDNIYTLELFHGPTLAFKDVGARFMARLLQYFIKQESGHKQVNVLVATSGDTGSAVANGFLGVEGIHVYVLYPKGKVSPIQECQFTTLGKNITAIEVDGVFDDCQALVKNAFMDAELNEHMKLTSANSINVARFLPQAFYYFNAYARMKENAKIEKCNNVNNLVMCVPSGNFGNICAALFGHEMGLPIKRFIAANNANDIFYKYLQTGKYEPKPSKQTLANAMDVGDPSNFARIYDLYDKSHEKISALISGATYSDEQIRETMRECYKASGYILDPHGACGYQALADGLQAGEVGVFCETAHPAKFKEKVDEILGIDVEIPERLAAFMRGEKQSVAMSKDFADFKDYLMHQ; encoded by the coding sequence ATGAAGTACTATAGCACCAACGGCAAGGCTCCTATTGCCGACCTGCACAAAGCAGTAGTTAAGGGACTGGCTGAGGATCGCGGACTGTATATGCCCGAGCGTATCAACAAGTTGCCCCAGGAGTTTTTCGACAACATCGAGAAAATGAGTTTTCAGGAGATTGCCTACACCGTAGCCAGCGCTTTCTTTGGCGAGGATGTAGATCCTGATGCCCTGCATGATATTGTGTACGACACCTTGGCATTCGATTGCCCAGTGGTGAACGTAAAAGACAATATTTACACCTTGGAGTTGTTCCACGGTCCTACCCTCGCCTTTAAGGATGTGGGTGCCCGTTTTATGGCGCGCTTGCTGCAGTACTTCATCAAGCAGGAGTCAGGTCATAAGCAGGTGAACGTGCTGGTTGCTACCAGCGGCGATACCGGTTCGGCTGTGGCCAACGGATTCTTGGGTGTTGAGGGTATCCACGTGTACGTGCTGTATCCCAAGGGCAAGGTAAGTCCTATCCAGGAGTGCCAGTTTACCACACTGGGTAAGAACATCACCGCTATCGAGGTGGATGGTGTGTTCGACGATTGTCAGGCGCTGGTAAAGAATGCCTTTATGGATGCCGAACTGAACGAGCACATGAAGCTGACATCGGCCAACTCAATCAACGTGGCCCGTTTTCTGCCCCAGGCATTCTACTACTTTAATGCCTACGCCCGCATGAAAGAAAATGCAAAAATTGAAAAATGTAATAATGTAAATAATCTGGTGATGTGCGTGCCATCAGGAAACTTCGGAAATATCTGTGCAGCGCTGTTCGGCCATGAGATGGGACTGCCCATCAAGCGATTCATCGCAGCCAACAATGCCAACGATATCTTCTACAAGTATCTGCAGACTGGCAAATACGAGCCTAAGCCATCGAAGCAGACTCTGGCTAATGCGATGGACGTAGGCGATCCTTCGAACTTTGCCCGTATCTACGACCTGTACGATAAGAGTCACGAGAAGATTAGCGCGCTGATTAGCGGTGCTACCTATAGCGACGAGCAGATTCGCGAAACCATGCGCGAGTGCTACAAAGCTTCGGGTTATATCCTGGATCCTCATGGTGCTTGCGGCTATCAGGCTTTGGCCGACGGACTGCAGGCTGGCGAGGTTGGTGTGTTCTGCGAAACAGCCCACCCAGCTAAGTTTAAGGAGAAGGTGGAT